The following proteins are co-located in the Pan troglodytes isolate AG18354 chromosome 5, NHGRI_mPanTro3-v2.0_pri, whole genome shotgun sequence genome:
- the PATR-DOB gene encoding patr class II histocompatibility antigen, DO beta chain precursor (The RefSeq protein has 1 substitution compared to this genomic sequence), translating into MGSGWVPWVVALLVNLTRLDSSMTQGTDSPEDFVIQAKADCYFTNGTEKVQFVVRFIFNLEEYVRFDSDVGMFVALTKLGQPDAEQWNSRLDLLERSRQAVDGVCRHNYRLGAPFTVGRKVQPEVTVYPERTPLLHQHNLLHCSVTGFYPGDIKIRWFLNGQEERARVMSTGPIRNGDWTFQTVVMLEMTPELGHVYTCLVDHSSLLSPVSVEWRAQSEYSWKKMLSGIAAFLLGLIFLLVGIVIQLRAQKGYVRTQMSGNEVSRAVLLPQSC; encoded by the exons ATGGGTTCTGGGTGGGTCCCCTGGGTGGTGGCTCTGCTAGTGAATCTGACCCGACTGGATTCCTCCATGACTCAAGGCACAGACTCTCCAG AAGATTTTGTGATTCAGGCAAAGGCTGACTGTTACTTCACCAACGGGACAGAAAAAGTGCAGTTTGTGGTCAGATTCATCTTTAACTTGGAGGAGTATGTACGTTTCGACAGTGATGTGGGGATGTTTGTGGCATTGACCAAGCTGGGGCAGCCAGATGCTGAGCAGTGGAACAGCCGGCTGGATCTCTTGGAGAGGAGCAGACAGGCCGTGGATGGGGTCTGTAGACACAACTACAGGCTGGGCGCACCCTTCACTGTGGGGAGAAAAG TGCAACCAGAGGTGACAGTGTACCCAGAGAGGACCCCACTCCTGCACCAGCATAATCTGCTGCACTGCTCTGTGACAGGCTTCTATCCAGGGGATATCAAGATCAGGTGGTTCCTGAATGGGCAGGAGGAGAGAGCTGGGGTCATGTCCACCGGCCCTATCAGGAATGGAGACTGGACCTTTCAGACTGTGGTGATGCTAGAAATGACTCCTGAACTTGGACATGTCTACACCTGCCTTGTagatcactccagcctgctgaGCCCTGTTTCTGTGGAGTGGA GAGCTCAGTCTGAATATTCTTGGAAAAAGATGCTGAGTGGCATTGCAGCCTTCCTACTTGGGCTAATCTTCCTTCTGGTGGGAATCGTCATCCAGCTAAGGGCTCAGAAAG GATATGTGAGGACGCAGATGTCTGGTAATGAG GTCTCAAGAGCTGTTCTGCTCCCTCAGTCATGCTAA